Proteins encoded together in one Temnothorax longispinosus isolate EJ_2023e chromosome 5, Tlon_JGU_v1, whole genome shotgun sequence window:
- the Tty gene encoding protein tweety isoform X1 — protein sequence MAGGQQLPEQYTVPHYARIFHSLPHLNVSLHSVNNTFNPHSEIYLESLGILGSIPAAWLILTLLVLLVYLVTRCCDRRPRPKKSITALKCSLAILALVCSAAVAVGLYGNDDVHNGLVQLVAAAKNVDGILMGVRNQTDTIEATLKKKVQPQLTALGDEFDAPVSNKTVLGWLLAALNGMKQNTSIAVNRSFEIRKPLSGISLAGAIGLGEKIEQLRWPITMAVLSALLVLCVVLVVGVARHSRCVLITFSVFGLFAVIVSWLMASLYLATSVALGDLCVSPDGYLSRAVPSTLASEVLSYYTHCENTRSNPFTQRLRDAQRAVSSMRHNLNTVTRLAIELFKDQQLQPKLSSLSTDVNTVDRLVSGLTTLLDCKPLHKQYVHAAKSLCHLGLYGLSYMLVASLAAGLLFTVLVWVDSHTWIYIRKRRDYHQVDEQDPYLPPSAASQAIAARTLRGQGSYPPTAPTLNSNALGTHNTIKQPLLLTPPPPSYATATARARQLHESMLKGGGVNGSGGGGDHKSSQHNQQSTGGRAEHRSGLGDQPGQYATLSKQCKTLESSDFY from the exons AGCCTCGGGATACTGGGAAGTATTCCTGCAGCCTGGTTGATCTTAACTTTGCTGGTATTGCTGGTTTATTTGGTAACGAGATGCTGCGACCGAAGGCCGCGCCCCAAGAAGTCGATAACCGCGCTGAAGTGTTCACTAGCCATCCTGGCGTTGGTCTGTAGCGCAGCGGTCGCTGTCGGTCTTTATGGCAACGACGACGTGCACAACGGCTTGGTGCAACTCGTAGCAGCTGCGAAAAATGTCGATGGGATCCTCATGGGCGTCAGAAATCAG ACTGACACTATAGAAGCGACTCTGAAGAAAAAAGTGCAGCCGCAACTAACTGCTCTCGGAGATGAATTCGACGCCCCGGTCAGCAATAAAACTGTGCTAGGTTGGCTGCTAGCGGCACTTAACGGCATGAAGCAAAACACGAGCATCGCCGTAAATCGGAGTTTCGAGATACGAAAGCCCTTGAGCGGGATCAGTCTTGCCGGCGCCATCGGACTGGGCGAGAAGATCGAACAGCTGCGATGGCCTATCACTATGGCGGTCCTGAGCGCTCTACTTGTCCTCTGCGTGGTTCTGGTGGTCGGTGTTGCACGGCACTCCAGATGTGTCCTCATAAC ATTTTCCGTGTTTGGCTTGTTTGCGGTTATCGTCTCTTGGCTCATGGCGTCCTTATACCTGGCCACTTCTGTAGCTCTAGGTGATCTCTGCGTGTCGCCCGACGGTTACTTGAGCAGAGCCGTGCCATCGACCTTAGCCTCCGAAGTACTGTCGTACTACACGCATTGCGAAAACACGCGCAGCAATCCGTTCACGCAGAGATTGCGGGACGCGCAGCGCGCGGTGAGCAGCATGAGGCATAATTTGAACACGGTGACTCGATTAGCGATAGAACTGTTCAAAGATCAGCAGCTCCAGCCGAAGCTCAGCAGTTTGTCCACAGACGTTAATACCGTGGACAGACTCGTGTCTGGCTTAACCACGTTACTCGACTGTAAACCACTGCACAAGCAATACGTTCACGCCGCCAAGAGTTTGTGTCACTTGGGATT GTATGGATTGAGTTACATGCTAGTAGCCAGTTTAGCCGCAGGTCTCTTGTTCACCGTATTGGTTTGGGTGGATTCTCATACATggatatatatacgaaaacg AAGGGATTATCATCAGGTTGACGAGCAAGATCCTTACTTACCACCATCGGCGGCGTCGCAGGCGATAGCAGCAAGGACCCTTCGAGGCCAAGGGTCGTACCCGCCTACAGCCCCTACGCTTAATTCGAATGCTCTTGGCACTCATAATACGATTAAGCAGCCTCTCTTGCTAACGCCGCCCCCACCGTCCTACGCTACTGCGACTGCTCGAGCACGTCAACTGCACGAGAGCATGTTAAA AGGTGGGGGTGTTAACGGGAGCGGAGGGGGCGGGGATCACAAATCGTCTCAGCATAATCAGCAATCAACGGGTGGACGAGCTGAGCACCGTTCTGGACTCGGAGATCAACCTGGCCAGTACGCGACTCTGAGCAAGCAGTGCAAAACGCTAGAGTCTAGTGACTTCTACTGA
- the Tty gene encoding protein tweety isoform X3 — translation MAGGQQLPEQYTVPHYARIFHSLPHLNVSLHSVNNTFNPHSEIYLESLGILGSIPAAWLILTLLVLLVYLVTRCCDRRPRPKKSITALKCSLAILALVCSAAVAVGLYGNDDVHNGLVQLVAAAKNVDGILMGVRNQTDTIEATLKKKVQPQLTALGDEFDAPVSNKTVLGWLLAALNGMKQNTSIAVNRSFEIRKPLSGISLAGAIGLGEKIEQLRWPITMAVLSALLVLCVVLVVGVARHSRCVLITFSVFGLFAVIVSWLMASLYLATSVALGDLCVSPDGYLSRAVPSTLASEVLSYYTHCENTRSNPFTQRLRDAQRAVSSMRHNLNTVTRLAIELFKDQQLQPKLSSLSTDVNTVDRLVSGLTTLLDCKPLHKQYVHAAKSLCHLGLYGLSYMLVASLAAGLLFTVLVWVDSHTWIYIRKRRDYHQVDEQDPYLPPSAASQAIAARTLRGQGGGGVNGSGGGGDHKSSQHNQQSTGGRAEHRSGLGDQPGQYATLSKQCKTLESSDFY, via the exons AGCCTCGGGATACTGGGAAGTATTCCTGCAGCCTGGTTGATCTTAACTTTGCTGGTATTGCTGGTTTATTTGGTAACGAGATGCTGCGACCGAAGGCCGCGCCCCAAGAAGTCGATAACCGCGCTGAAGTGTTCACTAGCCATCCTGGCGTTGGTCTGTAGCGCAGCGGTCGCTGTCGGTCTTTATGGCAACGACGACGTGCACAACGGCTTGGTGCAACTCGTAGCAGCTGCGAAAAATGTCGATGGGATCCTCATGGGCGTCAGAAATCAG ACTGACACTATAGAAGCGACTCTGAAGAAAAAAGTGCAGCCGCAACTAACTGCTCTCGGAGATGAATTCGACGCCCCGGTCAGCAATAAAACTGTGCTAGGTTGGCTGCTAGCGGCACTTAACGGCATGAAGCAAAACACGAGCATCGCCGTAAATCGGAGTTTCGAGATACGAAAGCCCTTGAGCGGGATCAGTCTTGCCGGCGCCATCGGACTGGGCGAGAAGATCGAACAGCTGCGATGGCCTATCACTATGGCGGTCCTGAGCGCTCTACTTGTCCTCTGCGTGGTTCTGGTGGTCGGTGTTGCACGGCACTCCAGATGTGTCCTCATAAC ATTTTCCGTGTTTGGCTTGTTTGCGGTTATCGTCTCTTGGCTCATGGCGTCCTTATACCTGGCCACTTCTGTAGCTCTAGGTGATCTCTGCGTGTCGCCCGACGGTTACTTGAGCAGAGCCGTGCCATCGACCTTAGCCTCCGAAGTACTGTCGTACTACACGCATTGCGAAAACACGCGCAGCAATCCGTTCACGCAGAGATTGCGGGACGCGCAGCGCGCGGTGAGCAGCATGAGGCATAATTTGAACACGGTGACTCGATTAGCGATAGAACTGTTCAAAGATCAGCAGCTCCAGCCGAAGCTCAGCAGTTTGTCCACAGACGTTAATACCGTGGACAGACTCGTGTCTGGCTTAACCACGTTACTCGACTGTAAACCACTGCACAAGCAATACGTTCACGCCGCCAAGAGTTTGTGTCACTTGGGATT GTATGGATTGAGTTACATGCTAGTAGCCAGTTTAGCCGCAGGTCTCTTGTTCACCGTATTGGTTTGGGTGGATTCTCATACATggatatatatacgaaaacg AAGGGATTATCATCAGGTTGACGAGCAAGATCCTTACTTACCACCATCGGCGGCGTCGCAGGCGATAGCAGCAAGGACCCTTCGAGGCCAAGG AGGTGGGGGTGTTAACGGGAGCGGAGGGGGCGGGGATCACAAATCGTCTCAGCATAATCAGCAATCAACGGGTGGACGAGCTGAGCACCGTTCTGGACTCGGAGATCAACCTGGCCAGTACGCGACTCTGAGCAAGCAGTGCAAAACGCTAGAGTCTAGTGACTTCTACTGA
- the Tty gene encoding protein tweety isoform X4 — MAGGQQLPEQYTVPHYARIFHSLPHLNVSLHSVNNTFNPHSEIYLESLGILGSIPAAWLILTLLVLLVYLVTRCCDRRPRPKKSITALKCSLAILALVCSAAVAVGLYGNDDVHNGLVQLVAAAKNVDGILMGVRNQTDTIEATLKKKVQPQLTALGDEFDAPVSNKTVLGWLLAALNGMKQNTSIAVNRSFEIRKPLSGISLAGAIGLGEKIEQLRWPITMAVLSALLVLCVVLVVGVARHSRCVLITFSVFGLFAVIVSWLMASLYLATSVALGDLCVSPDGYLSRAVPSTLASEVLSYYTHCENTRSNPFTQRLRDAQRAVSSMRHNLNTVTRLAIELFKDQQLQPKLSSLSTDVNTVDRLVSGLTTLLDCKPLHKQYVHAAKSLCHLGLYGLSYMLVASLAAGLLFTVLVWVDSHTWIYIRKRDYHQVDEQDPYLPPSAASQAIAARTLRGQGGGGVNGSGGGGDHKSSQHNQQSTGGRAEHRSGLGDQPGQYATLSKQCKTLESSDFY, encoded by the exons AGCCTCGGGATACTGGGAAGTATTCCTGCAGCCTGGTTGATCTTAACTTTGCTGGTATTGCTGGTTTATTTGGTAACGAGATGCTGCGACCGAAGGCCGCGCCCCAAGAAGTCGATAACCGCGCTGAAGTGTTCACTAGCCATCCTGGCGTTGGTCTGTAGCGCAGCGGTCGCTGTCGGTCTTTATGGCAACGACGACGTGCACAACGGCTTGGTGCAACTCGTAGCAGCTGCGAAAAATGTCGATGGGATCCTCATGGGCGTCAGAAATCAG ACTGACACTATAGAAGCGACTCTGAAGAAAAAAGTGCAGCCGCAACTAACTGCTCTCGGAGATGAATTCGACGCCCCGGTCAGCAATAAAACTGTGCTAGGTTGGCTGCTAGCGGCACTTAACGGCATGAAGCAAAACACGAGCATCGCCGTAAATCGGAGTTTCGAGATACGAAAGCCCTTGAGCGGGATCAGTCTTGCCGGCGCCATCGGACTGGGCGAGAAGATCGAACAGCTGCGATGGCCTATCACTATGGCGGTCCTGAGCGCTCTACTTGTCCTCTGCGTGGTTCTGGTGGTCGGTGTTGCACGGCACTCCAGATGTGTCCTCATAAC ATTTTCCGTGTTTGGCTTGTTTGCGGTTATCGTCTCTTGGCTCATGGCGTCCTTATACCTGGCCACTTCTGTAGCTCTAGGTGATCTCTGCGTGTCGCCCGACGGTTACTTGAGCAGAGCCGTGCCATCGACCTTAGCCTCCGAAGTACTGTCGTACTACACGCATTGCGAAAACACGCGCAGCAATCCGTTCACGCAGAGATTGCGGGACGCGCAGCGCGCGGTGAGCAGCATGAGGCATAATTTGAACACGGTGACTCGATTAGCGATAGAACTGTTCAAAGATCAGCAGCTCCAGCCGAAGCTCAGCAGTTTGTCCACAGACGTTAATACCGTGGACAGACTCGTGTCTGGCTTAACCACGTTACTCGACTGTAAACCACTGCACAAGCAATACGTTCACGCCGCCAAGAGTTTGTGTCACTTGGGATT GTATGGATTGAGTTACATGCTAGTAGCCAGTTTAGCCGCAGGTCTCTTGTTCACCGTATTGGTTTGGGTGGATTCTCATACATggatatatatacgaaaacg GGATTATCATCAGGTTGACGAGCAAGATCCTTACTTACCACCATCGGCGGCGTCGCAGGCGATAGCAGCAAGGACCCTTCGAGGCCAAGG AGGTGGGGGTGTTAACGGGAGCGGAGGGGGCGGGGATCACAAATCGTCTCAGCATAATCAGCAATCAACGGGTGGACGAGCTGAGCACCGTTCTGGACTCGGAGATCAACCTGGCCAGTACGCGACTCTGAGCAAGCAGTGCAAAACGCTAGAGTCTAGTGACTTCTACTGA
- the LOC139813430 gene encoding uncharacterized protein has product MNQFRSLVRNKAPNIRIQDQMQDQVRTLDRNFSRSQFNGTAPPNNTVPNMYGTYNRAQGRQEKPTVATLSQVQGSDPNLYAVTEL; this is encoded by the coding sequence ATGAATCAGTTTCGTTCGTTGGTGCGGAACAAGGCGCCTAACATTCGCATTCAGGATCAAATGCAGGACCAGGTCAGAACTTTGGACAGGAATTTCTCGCGCAGCCAGTTTAACGGTACCGCCCCGCCGAACAACACGGTGCCGAACATGTACGGCACGTATAATCGCGCGCAGGGGAGGCAGGAGAAGCCGACGGTGGCTACGCTGAGTCAGGTACAGGGTAGCGATCCTAATCTGTACGCTGTAACGGAACTCTAA
- the Tty gene encoding protein tweety isoform X2, giving the protein MAGGQQLPEQYTVPHYARIFHSLPHLNVSLHSVNNTFNPHSEIYLESLGILGSIPAAWLILTLLVLLVYLVTRCCDRRPRPKKSITALKCSLAILALVCSAAVAVGLYGNDDVHNGLVQLVAAAKNVDGILMGVRNQTDTIEATLKKKVQPQLTALGDEFDAPVSNKTVLGWLLAALNGMKQNTSIAVNRSFEIRKPLSGISLAGAIGLGEKIEQLRWPITMAVLSALLVLCVVLVVGVARHSRCVLITFSVFGLFAVIVSWLMASLYLATSVALGDLCVSPDGYLSRAVPSTLASEVLSYYTHCENTRSNPFTQRLRDAQRAVSSMRHNLNTVTRLAIELFKDQQLQPKLSSLSTDVNTVDRLVSGLTTLLDCKPLHKQYVHAAKSLCHLGLYGLSYMLVASLAAGLLFTVLVWVDSHTWIYIRKRDYHQVDEQDPYLPPSAASQAIAARTLRGQGSYPPTAPTLNSNALGTHNTIKQPLLLTPPPPSYATATARARQLHESMLKGGGVNGSGGGGDHKSSQHNQQSTGGRAEHRSGLGDQPGQYATLSKQCKTLESSDFY; this is encoded by the exons AGCCTCGGGATACTGGGAAGTATTCCTGCAGCCTGGTTGATCTTAACTTTGCTGGTATTGCTGGTTTATTTGGTAACGAGATGCTGCGACCGAAGGCCGCGCCCCAAGAAGTCGATAACCGCGCTGAAGTGTTCACTAGCCATCCTGGCGTTGGTCTGTAGCGCAGCGGTCGCTGTCGGTCTTTATGGCAACGACGACGTGCACAACGGCTTGGTGCAACTCGTAGCAGCTGCGAAAAATGTCGATGGGATCCTCATGGGCGTCAGAAATCAG ACTGACACTATAGAAGCGACTCTGAAGAAAAAAGTGCAGCCGCAACTAACTGCTCTCGGAGATGAATTCGACGCCCCGGTCAGCAATAAAACTGTGCTAGGTTGGCTGCTAGCGGCACTTAACGGCATGAAGCAAAACACGAGCATCGCCGTAAATCGGAGTTTCGAGATACGAAAGCCCTTGAGCGGGATCAGTCTTGCCGGCGCCATCGGACTGGGCGAGAAGATCGAACAGCTGCGATGGCCTATCACTATGGCGGTCCTGAGCGCTCTACTTGTCCTCTGCGTGGTTCTGGTGGTCGGTGTTGCACGGCACTCCAGATGTGTCCTCATAAC ATTTTCCGTGTTTGGCTTGTTTGCGGTTATCGTCTCTTGGCTCATGGCGTCCTTATACCTGGCCACTTCTGTAGCTCTAGGTGATCTCTGCGTGTCGCCCGACGGTTACTTGAGCAGAGCCGTGCCATCGACCTTAGCCTCCGAAGTACTGTCGTACTACACGCATTGCGAAAACACGCGCAGCAATCCGTTCACGCAGAGATTGCGGGACGCGCAGCGCGCGGTGAGCAGCATGAGGCATAATTTGAACACGGTGACTCGATTAGCGATAGAACTGTTCAAAGATCAGCAGCTCCAGCCGAAGCTCAGCAGTTTGTCCACAGACGTTAATACCGTGGACAGACTCGTGTCTGGCTTAACCACGTTACTCGACTGTAAACCACTGCACAAGCAATACGTTCACGCCGCCAAGAGTTTGTGTCACTTGGGATT GTATGGATTGAGTTACATGCTAGTAGCCAGTTTAGCCGCAGGTCTCTTGTTCACCGTATTGGTTTGGGTGGATTCTCATACATggatatatatacgaaaacg GGATTATCATCAGGTTGACGAGCAAGATCCTTACTTACCACCATCGGCGGCGTCGCAGGCGATAGCAGCAAGGACCCTTCGAGGCCAAGGGTCGTACCCGCCTACAGCCCCTACGCTTAATTCGAATGCTCTTGGCACTCATAATACGATTAAGCAGCCTCTCTTGCTAACGCCGCCCCCACCGTCCTACGCTACTGCGACTGCTCGAGCACGTCAACTGCACGAGAGCATGTTAAA AGGTGGGGGTGTTAACGGGAGCGGAGGGGGCGGGGATCACAAATCGTCTCAGCATAATCAGCAATCAACGGGTGGACGAGCTGAGCACCGTTCTGGACTCGGAGATCAACCTGGCCAGTACGCGACTCTGAGCAAGCAGTGCAAAACGCTAGAGTCTAGTGACTTCTACTGA